In the Mesorhizobium sp. WSM2240 genome, AGCTGAATACGAGGGTTCGATTCCCTTCACCCGCTCCAAAATCCCCCTTATGAACGTAAGACCGCATCCGGACTGCACATCTGCAGGCGGTTACCGAACGGATCGTGAAAACTGGCGAAGGTGACATAGCCCGGAAAGACCTGCGGGTCGTCGCAGGTCACACCGCGGCGGCGAAGCTCCTCGACGGCCGCGTGGCAATCTTCCACATCGAGCACCAGCGTCGTTCCGGTCGACGGCCGCCAGCCCGGTTCGGCCAGCGTGACCGAGACGTTGCCCGCGCCCTCGCGGCCTGACGAGAACTCGATCCAGCCGGCTTCCGGCAGATCGTAGAGCGGCTCGCCGAACCCGAGAACATTGCGATAGAAATCGCGGGCGCGGTCGAGATCGCTGACCGGGATCGATACGACATTGATGCCTTTGAAGAGGTTCA is a window encoding:
- a CDS encoding VOC family protein; this encodes MNLFKGINVVSIPVSDLDRARDFYRNVLGFGEPLYDLPEAGWIEFSSGREGAGNVSVTLAEPGWRPSTGTTLVLDVEDCHAAVEELRRRGVTCDDPQVFPGYVTFASFHDPFGNRLQMCSPDAVLRS